The Klebsiella sp. RHBSTW-00484 genome includes a window with the following:
- a CDS encoding SprT family zinc-dependent metalloprotease, which produces MKTPRIPIALQQVVMRSLRDNLAKANAKLGKHYPEPALVYQQRGTSAGTAWLEKNEIRLNPVLLLENQQAFIDEVVPHELAHLLVWKHFGRVAPHGREWKWMMESVLGVPALRTHRFELDSVRKNTFSYRCQCQQHQLTVRRHNRVVRGEATYRCVRCGDVLVAEK; this is translated from the coding sequence ATGAAAACACCCCGAATTCCCATTGCCCTTCAACAGGTCGTCATGCGCAGCCTGCGCGATAATCTGGCCAAAGCTAACGCCAAACTGGGAAAACATTACCCTGAACCGGCTCTGGTCTATCAGCAACGTGGTACTTCCGCCGGCACCGCCTGGCTGGAAAAAAACGAAATCCGCCTCAATCCGGTGCTGCTGCTGGAAAACCAACAAGCATTTATCGACGAGGTCGTACCGCATGAGCTGGCTCATCTGCTGGTGTGGAAGCACTTTGGCCGCGTCGCACCGCACGGCAGAGAGTGGAAATGGATGATGGAAAGCGTGTTGGGCGTCCCGGCTCTGCGCACCCATCGCTTTGAACTCGACTCGGTACGCAAAAACACCTTCTCCTATCGCTGCCAATGTCAGCAGCATCAGTTAACCGTCCGCCGCCACAATCGCGTGGTGCGCGGTGAAGCCACTTATCGCTGCGTTCGCTGCGGCGACGTACTGGTAGCGGAAAAGTAA
- the speA gene encoding biosynthetic arginine decarboxylase codes for MSDDMSLFSPSSAGEHGVLRSMQEVAMSSQEASKMLRTYNIAWWGNNYYDVNELGHISVCPDPDVPEARVDLAELVKAREAQGQRLPALFCFPQILQHRLRSINAAFKRARESYGYNGDYFLVYPIKVNQHRRVIESLIHSGEPLGLEAGSKAELMAVLAHAGMTRSVIVCNGYKDREYIRLALVGEKMGHKVYLVIEKMSEIAIVLEEAERLNVVPRLGVRARLASQGSGKWQSSGGEKSKFGLAATQVLQLVEILRTAGHLDSLQLLHFHLGSQMANIRDIATGVRESSRFYVELHKLGVNIQCFDVGGGLGVDYEGTRSQSDCSVNYGLNEYANNIIWAIGDACEENGLPHPTVITESGRAVTAHHTVLVSNIIGVERNEYTEATPPAQDAARPLQSMWETWLEMHETGNRRSLREWLHDSQMDLHDIHIGYSSGTFNLQERAWAEQLYLNMCHEVQKQLDPSNRAHRPIIDELQERMADKIYVNFSLFQSMPDAWGIDQLFPVMPLEGLNMVPERRAVLLDITCDSDGAIDHYVDGDGIATTMPMPEYDPDNPPMLGFFMVGAYQEILGNMHNLFGDTEAVDVFVFPDGSVEVELSDEGDTVADMLQYVQLDPSTLLTQFRDQVKNSGLDEALQQQFLEEFEAGLYGYTYLEDE; via the coding sequence ATGTCTGACGACATGTCTTTGTTTTCGCCTTCGTCAGCAGGCGAACACGGTGTACTACGTTCCATGCAGGAGGTTGCGATGAGCTCCCAGGAAGCCAGCAAGATGCTACGTACTTATAATATTGCCTGGTGGGGTAATAACTACTACGACGTTAACGAACTGGGCCATATCAGCGTCTGCCCGGATCCCGACGTTCCGGAAGCGCGCGTTGACCTCGCCGAGCTGGTGAAAGCGCGTGAAGCACAGGGCCAGCGCCTGCCTGCGCTGTTCTGCTTTCCGCAGATTCTGCAGCACCGCCTGCGTTCGATTAATGCCGCATTTAAACGCGCGCGTGAATCCTATGGCTATAACGGTGACTACTTCCTGGTTTATCCGATCAAGGTTAACCAGCATCGCCGGGTTATTGAGTCGCTGATCCATTCCGGTGAACCACTGGGTCTGGAAGCGGGTTCAAAAGCGGAACTGATGGCGGTCCTGGCGCACGCGGGCATGACCCGTAGCGTGATTGTGTGTAACGGTTATAAAGACCGTGAATATATCCGCCTGGCGCTGGTGGGTGAAAAGATGGGTCACAAGGTCTATCTGGTCATCGAAAAAATGTCGGAAATCGCTATCGTGCTGGAAGAAGCCGAGCGTCTGAACGTGGTGCCGCGCCTTGGCGTGCGTGCGCGTCTGGCATCACAGGGTTCCGGTAAATGGCAGTCATCCGGCGGCGAAAAATCGAAATTTGGCCTTGCGGCAACGCAGGTTTTGCAACTGGTTGAGATCCTGCGTACAGCAGGGCACCTGGACAGCCTGCAACTGTTGCACTTCCATCTCGGTTCGCAGATGGCCAATATTCGTGATATTGCCACCGGCGTGCGTGAGTCATCGCGCTTCTACGTTGAGCTGCATAAGCTGGGTGTCAACATTCAGTGCTTCGACGTTGGCGGCGGTCTGGGCGTGGACTATGAAGGTACCCGTTCGCAGTCCGATTGTTCGGTGAACTACGGCCTGAACGAGTATGCCAACAACATAATCTGGGCGATTGGCGATGCTTGTGAAGAGAACGGCCTGCCGCATCCGACGGTGATTACCGAGTCGGGTCGTGCGGTGACTGCGCATCATACGGTGCTGGTTTCTAATATTATCGGCGTTGAACGTAACGAATACACCGAAGCGACTCCGCCTGCACAAGACGCTGCGCGTCCACTGCAAAGTATGTGGGAAACCTGGCTGGAAATGCACGAGACCGGCAACCGCCGCTCGCTGCGCGAATGGCTGCATGATAGCCAGATGGACCTGCATGATATCCACATTGGCTACTCCTCCGGCACCTTTAATCTTCAGGAGCGTGCCTGGGCCGAGCAGCTGTATCTGAATATGTGTCATGAAGTGCAGAAGCAGCTCGACCCGAGCAACCGCGCGCATCGTCCGATTATTGACGAGCTGCAGGAGCGGATGGCGGATAAAATCTACGTCAACTTCTCACTGTTCCAGTCGATGCCGGATGCCTGGGGTATCGATCAGCTGTTCCCGGTGATGCCGCTGGAAGGGCTGAATATGGTGCCGGAACGCCGCGCGGTGCTGCTGGATATCACCTGTGACTCCGATGGCGCAATTGACCATTATGTCGATGGTGATGGTATCGCGACTACGATGCCAATGCCGGAGTACGATCCGGATAACCCACCGATGCTGGGCTTCTTTATGGTCGGTGCCTATCAGGAAATTCTCGGCAATATGCACAACCTGTTCGGTGATACGGAAGCTGTCGACGTGTTTGTGTTCCCCGACGGTAGCGTGGAAGTTGAGCTGTCCGATGAAGGGGATACCGTGGCGGACATGCTGCAATACGTGCAGCTAGACCCGAGTACGTTGCTGACTCAGTTCCGCGATCAGGTGAAAAACTCAGGCCTCGACGAAGCGCTGCAGCAGCAGTTCCTTGAAGAGTTCGAAGCAGGATTATATGGATATACTTATCTCGAAGATGAGTAA
- the tkt gene encoding transketolase, which produces MSSRKELANAIRALSMDAVQKAKSGHPGAPMGMADIAEVLWRDFLNHNPQNPLWADRDRFVLSNGHGSMLIYSLLHLTGYDLPIEELKNFRQLHSKTPGHPEVGYTAGVETTTGPLGQGIANAVGMAIAEKTLAAQFNRPGHDIVDHFTYAFMGDGCMMEGISHEVCSLAGTLKLGKLVAFYDDNGISIDGHVEGWFTDDTAKRFEAYGWHVVRGVDGHDADSIKRAVEEARAVTDKPSLLMCKTIIGFGSPNKQGTHDSHGAPLGDAEIALTREALGWKHPAFEIPSDIYAQWDAKEAGQAKEASWNEKFAAYAKAFPQEAAEFTRRMKGDMPSDFDAKANEFIAKLQANPAKIASRKASQNAIEAFGPLLPEFLGGSADLAPSNLTIWSGSKAINEDTAGNYIHYGVREFGMTAIANGISLHGGFLPYTSTFLMFVEYARNAVRMAALMKKRQVMVYTHDSIGLGEDGPTHQPVEQVASLRVTPNMSTWRPCDQVESAIAWKYGVERQDGPTALILSRQNLAQQERTAEQLANVSRGGYVLKDCAGQPELIFIATGSEVELAVAAYEKLTAEGVKARVVSMPSTDAFDKQDAAYREAVLPKAVSARVAVEAGIADYWFKYVGLNGAIVGMTTFGESAPAELLFEEFGFTVDNVVAKAKALL; this is translated from the coding sequence ATGTCCTCACGTAAAGAGCTTGCCAACGCTATTCGTGCGCTGAGCATGGACGCAGTACAGAAAGCCAAATCCGGTCACCCGGGTGCCCCGATGGGTATGGCTGACATTGCTGAAGTCCTGTGGCGTGATTTCCTGAACCATAACCCGCAGAACCCATTATGGGCTGACCGCGACCGCTTCGTGCTGTCCAACGGTCACGGCTCTATGCTGATCTATAGCCTGCTGCACCTCACCGGTTATGATCTGCCGATTGAAGAGCTGAAAAACTTCCGCCAACTGCACTCTAAAACTCCGGGTCACCCGGAAGTGGGTTACACCGCGGGTGTTGAAACCACTACCGGTCCGCTGGGTCAGGGTATTGCCAATGCGGTGGGTATGGCGATTGCGGAGAAAACGCTGGCGGCGCAGTTTAACCGTCCGGGCCACGACATTGTTGACCACTTCACTTACGCGTTCATGGGCGACGGCTGCATGATGGAAGGTATCTCCCACGAGGTATGTTCTCTGGCCGGTACCCTGAAACTGGGCAAACTGGTCGCTTTCTACGACGACAACGGTATCTCCATTGACGGCCACGTTGAAGGCTGGTTCACTGACGACACCGCAAAACGCTTCGAAGCTTACGGCTGGCACGTGGTGCGCGGCGTGGACGGTCACGATGCTGACTCGATTAAACGCGCAGTGGAAGAAGCTCGTGCAGTTACCGACAAACCGTCTCTGCTGATGTGCAAAACCATCATCGGTTTTGGTTCGCCGAACAAACAGGGCACCCACGACTCCCACGGCGCGCCGCTGGGCGACGCGGAAATCGCGCTGACCCGCGAAGCTTTGGGCTGGAAACACCCGGCCTTTGAAATCCCGTCTGATATCTATGCTCAATGGGATGCGAAAGAAGCCGGTCAGGCGAAAGAAGCCTCCTGGAACGAGAAGTTCGCCGCCTACGCCAAAGCCTTCCCGCAGGAAGCGGCAGAATTCACCCGTCGTATGAAAGGCGATATGCCGTCTGACTTCGATGCGAAAGCGAATGAGTTCATCGCTAAGCTGCAGGCGAATCCGGCGAAAATCGCCAGCCGTAAAGCATCCCAGAATGCGATCGAAGCTTTCGGTCCGTTGCTGCCTGAATTCCTCGGTGGCTCTGCTGACCTGGCACCAAGTAACCTGACTATCTGGTCCGGTTCTAAAGCCATCAACGAAGACACTGCCGGTAACTATATCCACTACGGTGTGCGCGAATTCGGCATGACCGCGATTGCCAACGGTATCTCGCTGCACGGCGGTTTCCTGCCGTACACCTCCACCTTCCTGATGTTCGTCGAATACGCCCGTAACGCTGTGCGTATGGCTGCGCTGATGAAAAAACGTCAGGTGATGGTCTATACCCACGACTCCATCGGTCTGGGCGAAGATGGCCCGACTCACCAGCCGGTAGAGCAGGTTGCTTCCCTGCGCGTCACGCCAAACATGTCCACATGGCGTCCGTGTGACCAGGTTGAATCCGCTATCGCGTGGAAATACGGCGTTGAGCGTCAGGACGGTCCGACCGCGCTGATCCTCTCCCGTCAGAACCTGGCGCAGCAGGAGCGTACCGCAGAGCAGCTGGCGAACGTCTCCCGCGGCGGTTACGTGCTGAAAGATTGCGCTGGCCAGCCAGAGCTGATTTTCATCGCCACAGGTTCAGAAGTTGAGCTGGCGGTTGCCGCTTACGAAAAACTGACTGCCGAAGGCGTGAAGGCGCGCGTGGTTTCCATGCCGTCCACTGACGCATTCGACAAGCAGGATGCGGCTTACCGTGAAGCCGTGCTGCCGAAAGCAGTCTCTGCTCGCGTAGCAGTTGAAGCGGGCATCGCTGACTACTGGTTCAAATACGTGGGCCTGAACGGCGCTATCGTCGGCATGACTACCTTCGGCGAATCTGCTCCGGCAGAGCTGCTGTTTGAAGAGTTTGGCTTCACCGTGGATAACGTTGTCGCCAAAGCGAAAGCACTGCTGTAA
- a CDS encoding sugar porter family MFS transporter: protein MPDNKKQGRSNKTMTFFVCFLAALAGLLFGLDIGVIAGALPFIANEFQISAHTQEWVVSSMMFGAAVGAVGSGWLSFKLGRKKSLMIGAILFVAGSLCSAAAPNVEVLLISRVLLGLAVGVASYTAPLYLSEIAPEKIRGSMISMYQLMITIGILGAYLSDTAFSYSGAWRWMLGVIIIPAILLLIGVIFLPDSPRWFAAKRRFVDAERVLLRLRDTSAEAKRELDEIRESLKVKQSGWSLFKENSNFRRAVFLGVLLQVMQQFTGMNVIMYYAPKIFELAGYANTTEQMWGTVIVGLTNVLATFIAIGLVDRWGRKPTLILGFIVMAVGMGVLGSMMHIGIHSATAQYFAVLMLLMFIVGFAMSAGPLIWVLCSEIQPLKGRDFGITCSTATNWIANMIVGATFLTMLNSLGSANTFWVYGGLNVLFIFLTLWLIPETKNVSLEHIERNLMKGRKLREIGARD from the coding sequence ATGCCTGACAACAAAAAACAAGGGCGCTCGAACAAGACGATGACGTTCTTTGTCTGCTTCCTCGCCGCACTGGCTGGCCTGCTTTTCGGCCTTGATATCGGTGTGATTGCGGGTGCCTTACCCTTTATTGCCAACGAGTTTCAGATAAGCGCTCACACGCAGGAATGGGTGGTGAGCTCCATGATGTTCGGCGCCGCCGTCGGTGCAGTCGGCAGCGGCTGGCTCTCCTTTAAGCTCGGGCGTAAAAAAAGCCTGATGATTGGCGCCATACTGTTCGTTGCCGGTTCGCTGTGCTCTGCTGCTGCTCCGAACGTTGAAGTGCTGCTGATTTCCCGCGTGCTGCTCGGCCTGGCCGTAGGCGTCGCCTCCTATACTGCCCCGCTTTATTTGTCGGAAATCGCCCCGGAAAAAATTCGCGGCAGCATGATTTCGATGTATCAGTTGATGATCACCATTGGTATTCTCGGCGCTTATCTTTCCGATACGGCGTTTAGCTATAGCGGCGCGTGGCGCTGGATGCTCGGCGTTATTATCATCCCGGCGATCCTGCTGTTGATTGGCGTTATCTTCCTGCCGGATAGCCCGCGCTGGTTTGCCGCTAAGCGCCGCTTTGTCGATGCAGAGCGCGTTCTGCTGCGCCTGCGCGATACCAGCGCAGAAGCGAAACGCGAGCTGGATGAAATCCGCGAAAGCCTGAAGGTAAAACAGTCCGGCTGGTCGCTATTTAAAGAAAACAGCAATTTCCGTCGCGCGGTGTTCCTTGGCGTTCTACTGCAGGTGATGCAGCAGTTCACCGGCATGAACGTCATCATGTACTACGCACCGAAGATTTTTGAACTGGCAGGCTATGCCAATACCACTGAACAAATGTGGGGGACAGTCATCGTCGGTCTGACCAACGTTCTGGCCACCTTTATTGCCATCGGTCTGGTTGACCGCTGGGGTCGTAAACCCACGCTGATCCTTGGCTTTATCGTTATGGCCGTCGGCATGGGCGTGCTGGGTAGCATGATGCATATTGGCATCCATTCAGCTACCGCGCAGTACTTTGCCGTGCTGATGCTGCTGATGTTTATCGTCGGCTTTGCGATGAGCGCCGGTCCGTTAATTTGGGTACTGTGTTCAGAAATCCAGCCGCTGAAAGGCCGTGATTTTGGTATCACCTGCTCAACGGCAACCAACTGGATTGCCAATATGATCGTCGGTGCCACCTTCCTGACCATGCTGAACTCGCTGGGCAGCGCCAACACCTTCTGGGTCTATGGTGGTCTGAACGTGTTGTTCATCTTCCTGACGCTGTGGTTGATTCCGGAAACGAAAAACGTCTCGCTGGAACACATCGAACGTAACCTGATGAAAGGTCGTAAACTGCGCGAAATCGGCGCTCGCGATTAA
- a CDS encoding M48 family metallopeptidase → MKIRSAILALGIAATLTGCQNMDSNALLGSGAEAWQAYSLSDEQVKTLSDKACQEMDAKATIAPASSEYSKRLSKIAAALGDNINGQPVNYKVYQTKDVNAFAMANGCIRVYSGLMDLMNDNEVEAVIGHEMGHVALGHVKKGMQVALGTNAVRAAAASAGGIVGSLSQSQLGDLGEKLVNSQFSQRQESEADDYSYDLLRKRGINPAGLATSFEKLAKLEAGRQSSMFDDHPASEARAQHIRDRMAADGIK, encoded by the coding sequence ATGAAAATTCGTTCAGCTATTCTTGCCCTTGGGATCGCAGCAACGCTTACCGGATGCCAGAACATGGACTCTAACGCCCTGCTCGGCTCTGGCGCAGAAGCCTGGCAGGCTTACTCCCTCAGCGACGAGCAGGTTAAAACCTTAAGCGACAAGGCCTGCCAGGAGATGGACGCCAAAGCCACCATCGCGCCTGCCAGCAGCGAATACAGTAAGCGCCTCAGCAAAATCGCCGCCGCGCTGGGCGACAACATCAACGGCCAGCCGGTGAACTACAAGGTGTACCAAACCAAAGACGTCAACGCATTTGCCATGGCCAACGGCTGTATTCGCGTCTATAGCGGGCTAATGGATTTGATGAATGATAATGAAGTTGAAGCGGTCATCGGCCATGAAATGGGTCACGTGGCGCTCGGTCATGTGAAGAAAGGGATGCAGGTCGCGCTGGGTACCAACGCGGTGCGCGCAGCTGCGGCCTCAGCTGGCGGCATTGTCGGCAGCTTGTCGCAGTCTCAACTGGGCGATTTGGGTGAAAAACTGGTGAATTCACAATTCTCCCAGCGCCAGGAATCTGAAGCAGACGACTACTCTTACGATCTGCTGCGCAAACGCGGAATTAACCCAGCGGGACTCGCCACCAGCTTCGAGAAATTAGCGAAGCTGGAAGCCGGTCGCCAAAGCTCAATGTTTGACGATCACCCGGCATCGGAAGCGCGCGCTCAGCATATTCGCGATCGAATGGCTGCGGACGGCATCAAGTAA
- the yqgB gene encoding acid stress response protein YqgB, with translation MNKKPVAQSRDQHYLLGFRTVHGLLSLLRIAIVVNCFTLVTKFEVRYV, from the coding sequence ATGAATAAGAAACCGGTCGCGCAGTCGCGAGACCAGCACTATCTGCTGGGATTTAGGACTGTTCATGGGTTGTTATCGCTTCTTCGGATTGCGATAGTAGTCAACTGTTTTACACTTGTTACTAAATTTGAGGTTCGCTATGTCTGA
- the rsmE gene encoding 16S rRNA (uracil(1498)-N(3))-methyltransferase yields MRTPRIHHPEPITTGSQIALSDDAANHVGRVLRMGKGQAIELFDGSNQVFEAVIVEAGKKNVLVEVQSSKIDDRESPLHIHLGQVMSRGEKMEFTIQKSIELGVSLITPLFSERCGVKLDAERLQKKIQQWQKIAIAACEQSGRNVVPEIRPAMQLEAWCAEQDEGLKLNLHPRASASINTLPLPVERIRLLIGPEGGLSAEEIAMTARYQFTDILLGPRVLRTETTALTAITALQVRFGDLG; encoded by the coding sequence ATGCGCACTCCTCGCATCCATCACCCGGAACCCATCACCACGGGCAGCCAGATTGCCCTCTCCGACGACGCGGCCAATCATGTCGGCCGCGTTTTACGCATGGGTAAAGGTCAGGCAATCGAGCTTTTTGACGGTAGCAATCAGGTCTTCGAAGCGGTAATTGTCGAAGCCGGTAAGAAAAATGTTCTGGTTGAAGTGCAGAGCAGCAAAATAGATGACCGCGAATCGCCGCTGCATATCCATTTGGGTCAGGTAATGTCCCGTGGCGAAAAAATGGAATTCACCATCCAGAAATCGATCGAACTTGGTGTAAGCCTCATAACGCCACTGTTTTCCGAGCGCTGTGGCGTTAAACTGGATGCCGAACGTTTGCAGAAGAAGATCCAGCAGTGGCAAAAAATCGCCATTGCCGCCTGCGAGCAGAGCGGTCGCAACGTAGTGCCGGAGATCCGCCCGGCAATGCAGCTTGAAGCCTGGTGTGCGGAACAGGACGAGGGCCTGAAGCTCAATCTGCATCCCCGGGCCAGCGCCAGCATTAACACGCTGCCGTTGCCGGTCGAGCGTATTCGCCTGCTGATTGGCCCGGAAGGCGGCCTGTCGGCGGAAGAAATAGCGATGACCGCTCGCTACCAGTTTACTGATATCCTGTTGGGACCGCGCGTTCTGCGTACAGAGACAACTGCGCTCACTGCCATCACCGCCCTGCAGGTGCGTTTTGGCGACTTAGGTTGA
- the metK gene encoding methionine adenosyltransferase, with protein sequence MAKHLFTSESVSEGHPDKIADQISDAVLDAILEQDPKARVACETYVKTGMVLVGGEITTSAWVDIEEITRNTVREIGYVHSDMGFDANSCAVLSAIGKQSPDINQGVDRADPLEQGAGDQGLMFGYATNETDVLMPAPITYAHRLVQRQAEVRKNGSLPWLRPDAKSQVTFQYDDGKIVGIDAVVLSTQHAENIDQKSLQEAVMEEIIKPVLPTEWLSSATKFFINPTGRFVIGGPMGDCGLTGRKIIVDTYGGMARHGGGAFSGKDPSKVDRSAAYAARYVAKNIVAAGLADRCEIQVSYAIGVAEPTSIMVETFGTEKIASEQLTLLVREFFDLRPYGLIQMLDLLHPIYKETAAYGHFGREHFPWEKTDKAAQLREAAGLK encoded by the coding sequence ATGGCAAAACACCTCTTTACGTCCGAGTCCGTATCAGAAGGGCATCCAGACAAAATTGCTGACCAAATCTCCGACGCCGTACTGGACGCGATCCTCGAGCAGGATCCGAAAGCACGCGTAGCATGTGAAACCTACGTCAAGACCGGCATGGTTCTGGTTGGCGGTGAAATCACCACCAGCGCATGGGTTGATATCGAAGAGATCACCCGTAACACGGTCCGTGAAATTGGCTACGTGCATTCCGATATGGGCTTTGATGCCAACTCCTGCGCGGTACTGAGCGCTATCGGCAAACAGTCTCCGGACATCAATCAGGGTGTTGACCGTGCCGATCCGCTGGAACAAGGTGCGGGCGACCAGGGTCTGATGTTTGGCTACGCGACTAACGAAACCGACGTGCTGATGCCAGCGCCGATCACCTATGCTCACCGCCTGGTGCAGCGTCAGGCCGAAGTGCGTAAAAATGGCTCTCTGCCGTGGCTGCGCCCGGATGCGAAAAGCCAGGTCACCTTCCAGTATGACGATGGCAAAATCGTCGGCATCGATGCCGTGGTTCTGTCGACTCAGCATGCTGAAAATATTGACCAGAAATCACTGCAAGAAGCGGTGATGGAAGAGATCATCAAGCCGGTCCTGCCGACCGAATGGCTGAGCAGCGCAACAAAATTCTTTATCAACCCAACAGGTCGTTTTGTCATCGGCGGCCCGATGGGCGACTGTGGCCTGACCGGGCGTAAAATCATCGTTGATACCTACGGCGGCATGGCTCGTCACGGCGGCGGCGCATTCTCCGGTAAAGATCCATCAAAAGTGGACCGTTCTGCAGCCTACGCTGCACGCTATGTTGCGAAAAACATCGTGGCGGCTGGTCTTGCTGACCGTTGCGAAATTCAGGTTTCCTACGCTATCGGCGTCGCAGAACCGACTTCCATCATGGTTGAAACCTTCGGCACTGAGAAAATCGCTTCTGAACAACTGACTCTGCTGGTTCGCGAGTTCTTCGATCTGCGTCCGTACGGACTGATTCAGATGCTGGATCTGCTGCACCCGATCTACAAAGAAACCGCAGCATACGGCCACTTTGGCCGCGAACATTTCCCTTGGGAAAAAACCGACAAAGCCGCTCAACTGCGCGAAGCTGCTGGCCTCAAGTAA
- the endA gene encoding deoxyribonuclease I, producing MSRIHIFTVAFLSVTACGPLAAEGINSFSQAKAAGVKVNADVPGDFYCGCKINWQGKKGVIDLESCGYKVRKNENRASRVEWEHVVPAWQFGHQRQCWQDGGRKNCAKDPEYRKMESDMHNLQPAVGEVNGDRANFMYSQWNGGEGQYGQCDMKVDFKDKVAEPPVRARGSIARTYFYMRDRYQLNLSRQQTQLFTAWDKQYPVTTWECQRDERIAKVQGNHNPYVLQACQAQKS from the coding sequence ATGTCCCGCATTCATATTTTTACTGTCGCGTTTCTCAGCGTGACGGCGTGTGGCCCGCTTGCGGCCGAAGGAATCAACAGTTTTTCTCAAGCCAAGGCTGCAGGCGTGAAAGTTAACGCCGATGTCCCAGGCGATTTTTACTGCGGCTGTAAAATCAACTGGCAGGGGAAAAAAGGTGTTATCGACCTGGAATCTTGTGGCTATAAAGTGCGTAAAAATGAAAACCGCGCCAGCCGGGTTGAGTGGGAGCATGTGGTTCCGGCCTGGCAGTTCGGCCACCAGCGTCAATGCTGGCAGGATGGCGGACGGAAAAACTGTGCCAAAGACCCGGAATATCGCAAGATGGAAAGCGACATGCATAACCTGCAGCCAGCGGTCGGCGAAGTCAATGGCGATCGCGCCAACTTTATGTACAGCCAGTGGAACGGCGGCGAAGGCCAATATGGTCAGTGCGACATGAAGGTCGATTTCAAAGACAAAGTCGCCGAGCCACCGGTTCGTGCCCGCGGTTCTATCGCCCGCACCTACTTCTATATGCGCGACCGCTATCAACTAAACCTTTCCCGCCAGCAAACTCAGCTATTTACCGCCTGGGACAAGCAGTATCCGGTGACGACCTGGGAGTGTCAGCGCGACGAGCGCATTGCGAAAGTCCAGGGTAACCATAATCCTTACGTCCTGCAGGCTTGCCAGGCGCAAAAGAGCTAA
- the speB gene encoding agmatinase, translating into MSTLGHQYDNSLVSNAFGFLRLPLNFQPYDSDADWVITGVPFDMATSGRAGGRHGPAAIRQVSTNLAWEHNRFPWNFDMRERLNVVDCGDLVYAFGDAREMSEKLQAHAERLLAAGKRMLSFGGDHFVTLPLLRAHAKHFGKMALVHFDAHTDTYANGCEFDHGTMFYTAPNEGLIDPNHSVQIGIRTEFDKDNGFTVLDAGQVNDRTADDVIAQVKQIVGDMPVYLTFDIDCLDPAFAPGTGTPVIGGLTSDRAIKLVRGLKDLNIVGMDVVEVAPAYDQSEITALAAATLALEMLYIQAAKKGE; encoded by the coding sequence ATGAGCACCTTAGGTCATCAATACGATAACTCCCTGGTATCTAACGCATTTGGTTTTCTGCGTCTGCCGCTGAACTTCCAGCCGTACGACAGCGATGCTGACTGGGTGATTACCGGCGTCCCGTTTGATATGGCGACTTCCGGGCGCGCGGGCGGCCGTCACGGTCCGGCGGCGATCCGTCAGGTGTCGACTAACCTTGCGTGGGAGCACAACCGCTTCCCGTGGAACTTTGATATGCGTGAGCGTCTCAACGTGGTTGACTGTGGCGATCTGGTTTATGCCTTCGGCGATGCGCGTGAGATGAGCGAAAAGCTGCAGGCCCACGCGGAAAGATTGCTGGCTGCGGGTAAACGCATGCTCTCCTTCGGCGGTGACCATTTCGTGACGCTGCCGCTGCTGCGCGCGCACGCTAAGCACTTCGGTAAAATGGCGCTGGTGCACTTCGATGCTCACACCGATACCTATGCAAACGGCTGCGAATTCGACCACGGCACCATGTTTTATACTGCGCCGAACGAAGGCCTGATCGACCCGAATCATTCGGTGCAGATCGGCATTCGTACCGAGTTTGATAAAGATAACGGCTTCACGGTGCTGGATGCGGGTCAGGTTAACGATCGGACCGCTGACGATGTGATTGCCCAGGTTAAGCAGATTGTCGGCGATATGCCGGTCTATCTGACCTTTGACATCGATTGCCTGGATCCGGCATTCGCACCGGGTACCGGTACGCCGGTGATCGGTGGCCTGACGTCAGATCGCGCGATCAAGCTGGTGCGCGGCCTGAAGGACCTGAATATTGTCGGCATGGACGTGGTGGAAGTGGCTCCGGCTTACGATCAGTCCGAAATCACTGCGCTGGCGGCGGCGACGTTAGCCCTGGAGATGCTGTATATCCAGGCTGCGAAGAAAGGCGAGTAA